A stretch of the Halomonas sp. BDJS001 genome encodes the following:
- a CDS encoding beta-ketoacyl-ACP synthase III, which yields MTHVVITGTGLYTPEHAIDNAALVAAFNAWVDAENAQYADAIQRGEREPLAHSSSEFIEKASGIKSRYVLDASGILDPQRMRPKLPQRGNDELSIQCEMATAAARQALDAAQLDATDIELVIVACSNLERAYPAVAVEVQQALGTSGYGFDMNVACSSATFAIEMAVNAIASGSVKRALVVNPEICSAHLNFRDRDSHFIFGDACTAVILENSAVAVASERFEVLGTRLVTQFSNAIRNNAGFLNRVTDSDPLALDKLFVQEGRRVFREVCPMVAKLITDHLASLELTGSDLKRMWLHQANRHMNDLIARKVLGYDPSETQAPIILDRYANTSSAGSVIAFHLHHDELVEGDIGVICSFGAGYSAGSVVIRRL from the coding sequence ATGACACATGTGGTGATAACCGGTACAGGGCTCTATACGCCGGAACACGCCATTGATAATGCGGCCCTGGTGGCAGCATTTAATGCTTGGGTAGACGCAGAAAATGCGCAGTATGCCGATGCGATTCAGCGTGGTGAGCGCGAACCGCTGGCGCATTCCAGCAGTGAATTTATCGAAAAAGCCTCCGGAATTAAGAGCCGCTACGTGCTCGATGCGTCTGGAATCCTTGACCCACAGCGTATGCGGCCTAAACTGCCGCAGCGGGGCAACGACGAACTCTCTATCCAGTGCGAAATGGCAACCGCTGCTGCGCGGCAGGCGCTGGACGCCGCTCAGTTGGACGCAACTGATATTGAACTGGTCATTGTGGCCTGCTCAAACCTGGAGCGTGCCTACCCTGCCGTGGCGGTGGAAGTGCAGCAGGCCCTGGGAACAAGCGGCTATGGGTTTGATATGAATGTCGCCTGTAGTTCAGCAACCTTTGCCATTGAAATGGCTGTCAACGCCATAGCCTCCGGCAGCGTTAAGCGTGCCCTAGTGGTCAATCCGGAAATCTGCTCGGCGCATCTCAACTTCCGAGACCGTGACAGCCACTTCATTTTCGGCGATGCTTGCACAGCAGTAATACTGGAAAATAGCGCCGTTGCGGTAGCCAGTGAGCGGTTTGAAGTTCTTGGCACACGCCTGGTCACCCAGTTTTCCAACGCGATCCGCAATAACGCAGGCTTTCTTAACCGCGTAACGGACAGTGATCCACTGGCGTTGGATAAACTGTTTGTGCAGGAAGGGCGGCGGGTGTTTAGAGAAGTTTGCCCAATGGTGGCTAAATTGATCACCGATCACCTGGCCTCCTTGGAGTTAACCGGTAGTGATCTTAAACGCATGTGGTTACACCAGGCTAACCGGCATATGAACGACTTGATTGCCCGCAAAGTATTGGGCTATGACCCGAGTGAAACACAGGCGCCGATCATTTTGGATCGTTACGCCAATACCAGTTCAGCGGGTTCTGTCATCGCCTTTCACCTTCACCATGACGAGCTTGTAGAGGGTGATATTGGTGTGATCTGCTCCTTCGGGGCGGGCTACAGTGCGGGCAGTGTGGTTATCCGTCGTTTGTAG
- a CDS encoding STAS domain-containing protein has translation MLIEEGRIKAAFDSGVFVLKLCGDVRLTLCATLDTQAQRLAETPGLRAVLIDLREATNVDSTALGFLAKVAMAVKGRLEQPPTIIVDNPDVRQMLDVMGFARFFTLMEAPLQQATTLNNELEELPQEPADEEGLRGRILEAHRILMHMNEHNREQFQPLVEMLESQDATTHH, from the coding sequence ATGCTGATTGAAGAGGGCCGCATTAAAGCGGCGTTCGATTCTGGTGTTTTTGTTCTAAAACTATGTGGTGATGTGCGTTTGACGCTCTGCGCCACACTGGATACTCAAGCCCAGCGTCTCGCCGAGACGCCGGGGTTGCGTGCCGTACTGATTGACCTGCGTGAAGCCACCAACGTGGATTCGACGGCGCTTGGCTTTCTGGCCAAGGTCGCGATGGCAGTGAAAGGACGCCTGGAGCAGCCACCGACGATTATTGTCGATAACCCTGATGTGCGGCAGATGTTGGACGTGATGGGGTTTGCGCGCTTTTTTACCTTGATGGAAGCGCCGCTGCAACAGGCAACCACACTCAACAATGAGCTTGAGGAGCTGCCCCAGGAGCCAGCAGACGAAGAAGGCCTACGTGGCCGCATCCTGGAGGCCCACCGCATTTTGATGCATATGAACGAGCATAACCGAGAGCAGTTTCAGCCACTGGTTGAGATGCTTGAGTCGCAAGATGCCACCACGCACCACTAA
- a CDS encoding class II glutamine amidotransferase: MCELLGMSANVPTDICFSFSGFLHRGGGTGPHRDGWGIAFYEEGGYRDFRDPHPSVDSPIARLICDYPIKSNVVISHIRQANVGGVKLANTHPFTREMWGRPWCYAHNGQLSGWESLTLGHYTPVGSTDSEHAFCWLMGELRRTFPTPPADPTTLWEHLHQLCEKLRALGVFNMLLSDGGYLYTFCATKLAHITRCAPFGEAELSDAEMTVNFAEHTTPDDIVSVIATEPLTHNEAWQRMVPGELLVWRNGEIQARYCP, translated from the coding sequence ATGTGTGAACTGCTGGGGATGAGCGCCAATGTGCCCACCGATATCTGCTTCAGCTTTTCGGGCTTTTTGCACCGCGGGGGCGGCACTGGCCCCCATCGCGACGGCTGGGGAATCGCCTTCTACGAAGAGGGTGGCTACCGCGATTTTCGCGATCCCCATCCCTCTGTGGATTCGCCCATCGCCCGGCTGATTTGTGACTACCCGATTAAGTCCAATGTGGTGATTAGCCACATTCGCCAAGCCAATGTGGGAGGCGTAAAGCTCGCTAACACTCACCCTTTCACCCGGGAAATGTGGGGGCGACCCTGGTGCTATGCTCACAATGGCCAATTAAGTGGCTGGGAGAGCCTAACGCTGGGCCACTACACCCCGGTTGGCAGTACTGATAGCGAGCACGCCTTTTGCTGGCTAATGGGTGAGCTACGCCGTACCTTTCCTACTCCGCCCGCTGATCCCACAACGCTTTGGGAGCACTTGCACCAACTTTGCGAAAAGTTAAGAGCGTTGGGGGTATTTAATATGCTGCTCTCCGATGGAGGCTACTTGTATACGTTTTGTGCCACGAAGCTTGCGCATATTACCCGTTGCGCACCTTTTGGCGAGGCAGAACTCTCCGACGCTGAGATGACGGTGAATTTTGCCGAACATACTACCCCTGACGACATCGTTTCCGTGATTGCCACTGAACCGCTCACGCACAATGAAGCTTGGCAGCGCATGGTGCCGGGTGAGCTATTAGTCTGGCGCAATGGAGAAATTCAGGCGCGTTACTGTCCATAA
- a CDS encoding PP2C family protein-serine/threonine phosphatase, whose product MDHSKQLIAVIDEPGRERDALAEAITCDGMWVFAAEDIKNLPAGTALIVAHARAVPRQQWSQLTHRLPTLVVSDSRQDADLIKAVDVGLVDYIVHPLRHAELLRRMIRKAIELNDLALERERDHARLAELNESLETHLALLRMDQQSGGHIQRRLLPLRPKVINGVYYDYVFAPSLYLSGDFLDYQRYNERYSAFYFADVSGHGASSAFVTVLLKYLCNRWLGEWDGQHPENLPPDWLKAMNRELQGTDIGKHATLFVGVIDHEAHTLHYSLGAQLPMPLLAAEGELRRLEGEGMPVGLFPDVEYPSLSCALPNKFRLWLCSDGVLECLPGKTLDTRLKELEQLVSESVTLEQLRDRLAETNALLAEEDAEFDANQERDALPDDLTIMMVSGFGHAD is encoded by the coding sequence ATGGATCATTCTAAGCAGTTGATCGCGGTGATCGACGAACCCGGTCGTGAACGCGATGCGCTGGCGGAGGCGATTACCTGCGACGGTATGTGGGTGTTTGCCGCTGAGGATATCAAGAATCTACCCGCTGGCACGGCGTTGATCGTTGCCCATGCCCGAGCGGTACCCCGGCAGCAGTGGTCGCAGTTAACGCACCGTCTGCCTACGCTGGTAGTCAGCGACTCGCGGCAGGACGCTGATTTGATCAAGGCGGTCGATGTTGGGCTGGTGGACTATATCGTTCATCCACTGCGTCACGCCGAGTTGTTGCGGCGCATGATCCGTAAGGCCATTGAGCTTAACGATTTGGCACTGGAGCGTGAGCGGGATCATGCGAGGCTGGCGGAGTTAAATGAGAGTCTGGAGACCCACCTTGCGCTGCTGCGGATGGATCAGCAGAGTGGAGGGCATATTCAGCGGCGTTTGTTACCGCTGCGACCCAAGGTGATTAACGGAGTGTATTACGACTACGTATTTGCCCCTTCGCTCTATTTGTCCGGTGATTTCCTGGATTATCAACGCTATAACGAGCGTTACAGCGCCTTCTATTTCGCCGATGTATCGGGGCATGGCGCCTCGTCGGCGTTTGTGACCGTTCTGCTCAAATATTTATGCAACCGCTGGCTGGGTGAGTGGGACGGCCAGCATCCGGAAAATCTGCCACCTGATTGGTTAAAGGCGATGAACCGCGAATTGCAGGGCACCGACATAGGCAAACATGCCACCTTATTTGTCGGTGTTATTGACCACGAGGCGCATACTCTTCACTATTCGCTCGGCGCGCAGCTTCCCATGCCTCTGTTGGCAGCAGAGGGAGAGCTACGCCGTTTAGAAGGAGAGGGAATGCCGGTAGGCCTTTTCCCCGATGTAGAGTATCCTTCGCTGAGTTGTGCATTGCCGAATAAATTTCGGCTATGGCTCTGTTCAGACGGAGTATTGGAATGCTTGCCGGGTAAGACGCTCGACACGCGGCTCAAGGAGCTTGAGCAATTAGTAAGCGAGAGTGTAACGCTTGAGCAGTTGCGCGACCGGCTAGCAGAAACGAATGCACTTCTTGCCGAAGAGGATGCAGAGTTTGATGCCAACCAAGAGCGCGATGCTTTACCCGATGATCTAACAATCATGATGGTGAGCGGATTTGGTCATGCTGATTGA
- a CDS encoding VacJ family lipoprotein: protein MWQWFNNVKPARSLCSKGLPLLLVTLLATGGCASTQMAENAAPEDPWEGFNRKVFAFNDVLDRYALKPVAKGYRTVTPDPVETGVGNFFSNLGEVRTALNSLLQGKPANAGLATSRFLINSTVGIGGLLDYATLMEITADKEDFGQTLAVWGWQDSRYLVLPLLGPSTLRDTTGLPADMTSYPLYYVDDDAVRLSLTALNVIDTRAGLLDQEELIRGDRYRFIRDAYLQSRQFEVSDGELGDDPFASETFEFDDSDFDDAGFDNSDQDDSDFGGDEVTD from the coding sequence ATGTGGCAGTGGTTTAATAACGTGAAACCTGCGCGTTCGTTGTGCAGCAAAGGGTTGCCGCTACTGCTGGTGACGTTACTCGCAACGGGTGGTTGTGCCAGCACGCAAATGGCGGAAAATGCTGCTCCCGAAGATCCTTGGGAGGGCTTTAACCGCAAGGTATTTGCGTTTAACGACGTGCTGGATCGCTATGCGCTCAAGCCGGTGGCAAAAGGTTATCGCACCGTTACTCCAGATCCAGTGGAGACAGGGGTGGGTAACTTTTTCTCCAACTTAGGTGAGGTGCGTACCGCGCTAAATAGCCTGCTGCAGGGCAAGCCAGCGAATGCAGGCCTCGCCACATCGCGTTTTTTGATTAACTCCACGGTAGGCATTGGTGGCTTGTTAGATTATGCCACTCTAATGGAAATCACGGCGGATAAAGAAGATTTCGGCCAAACACTGGCCGTGTGGGGCTGGCAAGATTCCCGCTATCTGGTGCTGCCTTTGTTGGGCCCCAGCACGTTGCGGGACACCACCGGTTTACCTGCTGATATGACGTCGTATCCGTTGTATTACGTAGACGACGACGCCGTTCGACTGAGTCTTACCGCGCTGAATGTGATCGATACCCGTGCGGGTCTGCTTGACCAGGAAGAGTTAATTCGTGGTGATCGCTACCGTTTTATTCGTGACGCTTACTTACAGAGCCGCCAATTTGAGGTAAGCGATGGAGAATTGGGCGATGACCCCTTTGCCAGCGAAACCTTCGAATTTGATGACAGTGATTTTGACGACGCTGGCTTTGACAACAGTGACCAGGATGATAGCGACTTTGGTGGCGATGAAGTCACCGATTGA